From Edaphobacter lichenicola, the proteins below share one genomic window:
- a CDS encoding YdeI/OmpD-associated family protein, translating to MPAANFNPRVDMYVAKSKPFAQPILEHLRSLIHKACPNVEETIKWSMPFFEYGGVNLGNMAAFKEHCSFGFWGKEIAAVLHEAGIVQRGGMGTLGRITTVKDLPSDKQMLSFIRQATGFIDRGEYTSPMAGRNKLVKHSKAAVEAPEELAAALKKNKKAAAVFAAFSPSCKREYTEWIADAKRPETREKRVATAIEWIAEGKQRNWKYQNC from the coding sequence ATGCCCGCTGCAAACTTCAACCCCAGGGTAGACATGTACGTCGCGAAGTCGAAGCCCTTTGCGCAGCCAATCCTCGAGCATCTACGCAGTCTCATCCACAAAGCCTGTCCCAACGTCGAAGAGACCATCAAATGGAGCATGCCCTTCTTCGAGTATGGCGGCGTCAACCTCGGCAACATGGCGGCATTCAAAGAGCACTGCAGCTTCGGCTTCTGGGGCAAAGAGATCGCCGCGGTCCTGCACGAGGCAGGCATCGTCCAGCGTGGTGGCATGGGCACCCTCGGCCGCATCACCACCGTCAAGGACCTGCCCTCCGACAAACAGATGCTCTCCTTCATCCGCCAGGCCACCGGCTTCATCGACCGTGGCGAGTACACCAGCCCCATGGCAGGCAGAAACAAACTGGTAAAGCATTCGAAGGCCGCGGTCGAAGCCCCCGAGGAGCTCGCCGCCGCCCTGAAGAAGAACAAGAAAGCCGCCGCAGTCTTCGCAGCCTTCAGCCCCAGCTGCAAGCGCGAGTACACCGAGTGGATCGCCGACGCCAAGCGCCCTGAGACTCGCGAAAAACGCGTCGCAACTGCAATCGAATGGATCGCCGAGGGCAAGCAGCGCAACTGGAAGTATCAGAACTGCTAG
- a CDS encoding A/G-specific adenine glycosylase has product MHPRSSPLDAALFRRRLMSWYRTHARELPWRHVSDPYRTWLSEVMLQQTRVAAVVEHYQSFLRRFPTILALALAPEAEVLALWSGLGYYRRARMLHKAAKFLIEERGGILPGTAAELRTLPGVGEYTSAAIASIAFGESVAVVDGNVERVLLRLTGRPEQRDAAGRAFVQQQATALMPNRRIGEKTNAAGDHNQAMMELGATICLPKAPLCLHCPVYAMCKTRGEHLTPPRVAQLSRPAAYLLSLRKRGTLTEVLLELRAEDASLMPNMYELPPLPQDAVQGREPLLRLRHAITNTNYYVQVYAASGPQDRGLRRSVPAAKGDLHWVPTSRLNSRPLTGLARKVLQRLDVMKVNLPKLPAVTKLPAAKPISQAR; this is encoded by the coding sequence GTGCATCCCAGAAGCTCACCCCTCGACGCCGCCCTCTTCCGGCGAAGGCTGATGAGCTGGTACCGCACCCACGCACGCGAGCTCCCCTGGCGTCACGTCAGCGATCCTTACCGCACCTGGCTCTCCGAGGTCATGCTGCAGCAGACGCGCGTCGCCGCCGTCGTCGAACACTACCAGAGCTTTCTCCGACGCTTCCCCACCATCCTCGCTCTCGCGCTCGCGCCCGAGGCTGAAGTTCTCGCCCTGTGGTCGGGCCTTGGCTACTACCGCCGGGCGCGTATGCTGCACAAGGCTGCGAAGTTCCTCATCGAAGAGCGTGGCGGCATCCTGCCCGGCACCGCCGCGGAGCTGCGCACGCTTCCCGGCGTCGGCGAGTACACCAGCGCCGCGATCGCTAGCATTGCCTTTGGAGAGAGCGTTGCCGTAGTTGACGGCAACGTGGAGCGCGTCCTGTTGCGCCTCACCGGAAGGCCGGAGCAGAGAGACGCCGCCGGCCGGGCCTTCGTCCAGCAACAGGCCACTGCCCTTATGCCGAACCGGCGCATCGGCGAAAAGACCAACGCCGCCGGCGATCACAACCAGGCCATGATGGAGCTCGGCGCAACCATCTGTCTGCCCAAGGCTCCGCTCTGCCTGCATTGCCCTGTCTATGCGATGTGCAAGACCCGCGGCGAGCACCTCACACCGCCTCGCGTCGCGCAGCTTAGCCGTCCCGCCGCGTATCTGCTCAGCCTGCGAAAGCGCGGCACCCTCACCGAAGTTCTCCTCGAACTCCGCGCCGAAGACGCCAGCCTGATGCCGAATATGTACGAGCTGCCGCCGCTCCCGCAGGATGCAGTCCAGGGCCGCGAACCTCTGCTGCGCCTGCGCCACGCCATCACCAACACGAACTACTATGTGCAGGTCTACGCCGCCAGTGGACCGCAGGACCGCGGCCTGCGCCGTTCCGTTCCCGCCGCAAAGGGCGATCTGCACTGGGTCCCGACCAGCAGGCTGAACTCCAGGCCGCTCACTGGGCTGGCTCGCAAAGTGCTTCAGCGCCTCGACGTCATGAAGGTCAACCTTCCCAAGCTACCGGCAGTAACGAAGCTACCAGCGGCAAAGCCGATCTCGCAGGCCCGCTGA
- a CDS encoding helix-turn-helix domain-containing protein, which translates to MSKTISSPLLPPAEIPALTDSLIPGGEANPSLGVRSLQGVRSLQIDGEAAESFIAEKRIGERIKHLRLKKSMGLVELGRHTGLSASFLSQLETGRVVPTLRNLARIAMVFSKDLSYFFDPEPQTLFRVHRRDERVRLPQTGADDPAYFFESLGYLVPDRQLDPYFAEFLPEKEGRSPRAHQHVGCEFLYVLSGTLAVRHGETVHHVEAGDAVYFDANTTHSYMCTGKTAATAVIVTLQHPLLMQLGSGARAANGANGKVRGLPGSMLPQAAAAKKASPQMH; encoded by the coding sequence ATGAGCAAAACTATCTCCTCCCCCCTTCTGCCCCCCGCTGAGATTCCCGCTCTAACTGACAGTCTGATTCCAGGCGGCGAGGCAAACCCGTCGTTAGGCGTTCGCTCCCTTCAGGGCGTTCGCTCTCTTCAGATCGATGGAGAGGCAGCCGAGTCGTTCATCGCCGAAAAACGCATTGGGGAGCGCATCAAGCACCTGCGGCTGAAGAAGTCGATGGGCCTGGTCGAGCTGGGTCGCCACACAGGACTGTCCGCCAGCTTTCTGTCGCAGCTGGAGACCGGGCGCGTAGTGCCGACGCTGCGTAACCTGGCGCGCATTGCGATGGTGTTCTCGAAAGACCTGAGCTACTTCTTCGATCCGGAGCCGCAGACGCTGTTCCGGGTGCATCGCCGCGACGAGCGGGTGCGCCTGCCGCAGACCGGCGCCGACGACCCCGCCTACTTCTTCGAGAGCCTGGGATATTTGGTTCCCGACCGCCAGCTTGACCCTTACTTCGCGGAGTTTCTGCCGGAGAAAGAGGGCCGTTCGCCGCGCGCGCACCAGCACGTTGGCTGCGAGTTTCTCTACGTGCTCTCGGGCACGCTCGCGGTCCGGCATGGCGAGACGGTTCACCACGTGGAAGCAGGGGATGCGGTCTACTTCGACGCGAACACGACCCACAGCTACATGTGCACGGGCAAGACAGCGGCGACGGCTGTGATCGTGACACTGCAGCATCCGCTGCTGATGCAACTTGGGAGTGGAGCGCGGGCAGCGAATGGAGCCAATGGCAAGGTTCGCGGTCTTCCGGGCTCGATGCTGCCGCAGGCTGCTGCCGCCAAGAAGGCGTCTCCACAGATGCACTAG
- a CDS encoding fibronectin type III domain-containing protein, with protein sequence MKSLLIPSRSQTRRWLPLAAAALPIVFALGCASPGPPHAPSLNLPEVVKDLTAERVGDSVTLHWTTPEKTTDHLAIKGIITAEICRATLPAPTSTPACTVVKHLPVKSGPSQADEALPPALTADPASLLAYKVQLFNAHNRSAGSSSEAFAAAGAAPPPVEQLRATSVREGIQLEWQQPKGVSPGNSQVQLDRHLVASTTTTPTPAPANSASSTAPKPALRSKSRKASPPSAFASAKPQATLSTSPKTPDDVKLETPKQAADAGGTIDQTTQKGGSYRYTARRIRTLSLAGHALEVRSEVSAPITITMLDTFPPAIPTGLEAVPGGATASDRSIDLSWTPNTDADLAGYSVYRQEVTPTGQVAGPATRLNPSPIVGPAYRDQTAIPGHRYAYRVTAVDATGNESAPSADVQETLREQ encoded by the coding sequence ATGAAGTCTCTGCTCATCCCCAGCCGTTCGCAGACTCGGCGATGGCTCCCCCTCGCAGCCGCCGCGCTGCCGATCGTCTTCGCCCTGGGTTGCGCCAGTCCCGGCCCGCCCCATGCCCCCTCCCTCAATCTGCCCGAGGTCGTAAAGGACCTCACCGCCGAAAGAGTCGGCGACAGCGTCACACTTCATTGGACGACCCCCGAGAAGACCACCGATCACCTTGCAATCAAAGGCATAATCACCGCGGAGATCTGCCGCGCCACTCTCCCAGCCCCCACTTCCACTCCTGCCTGCACGGTGGTGAAGCATCTGCCGGTAAAAAGTGGACCGAGCCAGGCCGACGAGGCCCTTCCCCCCGCGCTGACGGCGGATCCGGCCTCGCTCCTCGCCTACAAGGTCCAACTCTTCAACGCCCACAACCGCTCCGCAGGCTCTTCCTCCGAGGCCTTCGCCGCCGCCGGCGCTGCCCCGCCGCCAGTCGAGCAGCTCCGGGCGACGTCCGTCCGGGAGGGCATTCAGCTCGAGTGGCAGCAGCCGAAAGGAGTCTCCCCAGGCAACTCGCAGGTACAGCTGGACCGCCATCTGGTCGCGTCCACCACCACCACTCCAACTCCCGCCCCAGCTAATTCAGCCTCCTCCACCGCACCGAAGCCTGCACTGCGAAGCAAATCCAGAAAGGCCTCGCCTCCCTCCGCCTTCGCCTCCGCCAAGCCTCAGGCGACACTATCAACCTCGCCGAAGACCCCGGACGACGTGAAGCTGGAGACTCCAAAACAAGCAGCAGACGCAGGCGGCACCATCGACCAGACCACCCAGAAGGGCGGTAGCTACCGCTACACGGCCAGGCGCATTCGCACGCTATCCCTCGCCGGCCACGCGCTCGAAGTTCGCAGCGAGGTCTCCGCCCCCATCACCATCACCATGCTCGACACCTTCCCCCCCGCCATCCCCACCGGCCTCGAAGCCGTACCCGGAGGAGCCACCGCATCCGACCGATCCATCGATCTTTCATGGACCCCCAACACAGATGCCGATCTCGCCGGGTATAGTGTGTATCGACAGGAAGTTACCCCGACAGGCCAAGTTGCGGGACCAGCAACGCGCCTGAACCCATCCCCGATCGTCGGTCCTGCCTACCGCGATCAAACCGCCATCCCAGGGCATCGCTACGCCTATCGCGTCACAGCGGTCGATGCCACAGGAAACGAGAGCGCTCCAAGCGCCGACGTGCAGGAAACATTAAGGGAGCAATAA
- a CDS encoding fumarylacetoacetate hydrolase family protein encodes MRYCKYLSSENGTFLPRYALVEKRNGILWATLPMQAPQEDLNTRILGGVPIPTLAVDFEPTPLDDLHLLPPVTPSKILCVGRNYRDHAAELGNEVPKEPLLFLKPPSSLLGPKGTIRMPAISNRVDYEGELGIVIGRRCYRIGPDEDVRPYIRGYVCVNDITARDIQKSDGQWTRAKGFDTFCPVGPIVSDEIDPVGFADKAPSPVTITTRLNGVVKQQGSTRDLIFPIADLLRYITATMTLEPGDLIPTGTPAGVGAVQPGDRIQVEIDSLGVLENQFAAG; translated from the coding sequence ATGCGTTACTGTAAGTATCTGTCGTCTGAAAACGGCACCTTTCTCCCACGTTATGCCCTGGTAGAGAAGCGAAACGGCATCCTCTGGGCCACGCTTCCCATGCAAGCACCGCAGGAAGACCTCAACACCCGCATCCTCGGCGGCGTCCCCATCCCCACCCTCGCGGTCGACTTCGAACCCACCCCGCTCGACGACCTGCATCTCCTGCCTCCCGTCACGCCCTCGAAGATCCTCTGCGTAGGCCGCAACTACCGCGACCACGCCGCCGAGCTAGGTAACGAAGTCCCCAAAGAGCCGCTCCTCTTCCTCAAGCCGCCCTCCTCGCTGCTCGGCCCCAAAGGCACCATCCGCATGCCCGCCATCTCCAACCGCGTTGATTACGAAGGAGAACTAGGCATCGTCATCGGCCGCCGCTGCTACCGGATCGGCCCCGACGAAGACGTCCGCCCCTACATTCGCGGCTACGTCTGCGTCAACGACATCACCGCCCGCGACATCCAGAAGTCCGACGGTCAGTGGACCCGCGCCAAGGGCTTCGACACCTTCTGCCCCGTCGGTCCCATCGTCTCGGACGAGATCGACCCCGTCGGATTCGCCGACAAAGCCCCGTCCCCGGTCACCATCACCACCCGGCTCAACGGCGTCGTCAAGCAGCAGGGCAGCACCCGCGACCTCATCTTCCCCATCGCCGACCTGCTCCGCTACATCACCGCCACCATGACCCTCGAGCCCGGCGATCTCATTCCCACAGGAACTCCCGCAGGAGTAGGAGCCGTTCAGCCCGGTGACCGCATCCAAGTTGAAATAGACAGCTTGGGTGTCCTCGAAAATCAATTTGCCGCCGGTTAA
- a CDS encoding transaldolase, which yields MASLLEQLRGYTTVVSDSGDFNAIQQFRPQDATTNPSLIAAAAEKSEYQAVVDDVLKAVRKEAGPNASDKEVAAASFRPLEVAFGLKILNIVPGRVSTEVDARLSYDTKKSIDEAHAIIALYDKAGISRDRVLIKLASTWEGIRAAEILEKEGIHCNMTLLFGLHQAIAAAEAKATLISPFVGRILDWYKKDTGKDYAPADDPGVHSVTTVYNYYKKFGYKTVVMGASFRNIGEITELAGCDLLTIAPKLLDELEKAQGSLPRKLDPAKAQSLDIKKIPMDKATFDKMHAEDRMATDKLKEGIDGFSKAIVDLEVILEKRLSEISEPAAATR from the coding sequence ATGGCATCGTTACTCGAACAGCTTCGCGGATACACTACCGTCGTCTCCGATAGCGGAGACTTCAACGCCATCCAGCAGTTCCGCCCACAGGATGCGACCACGAACCCATCTCTGATCGCCGCAGCCGCCGAGAAATCTGAATACCAGGCCGTCGTCGACGATGTGCTCAAAGCAGTACGCAAAGAAGCAGGCCCCAACGCCTCGGACAAAGAAGTCGCCGCAGCCTCCTTCCGACCTCTCGAAGTCGCCTTCGGTCTCAAGATCCTCAACATAGTCCCCGGCCGCGTCTCCACCGAGGTTGACGCCCGCCTCTCCTACGACACCAAAAAGTCCATCGACGAGGCCCACGCCATCATCGCTCTCTATGACAAGGCCGGCATCTCGCGCGACCGCGTTCTCATCAAGCTTGCCTCCACCTGGGAGGGGATCCGTGCCGCTGAGATTCTCGAGAAGGAGGGCATCCACTGCAACATGACGCTGCTCTTCGGTCTTCACCAGGCCATCGCTGCGGCCGAAGCCAAGGCTACCCTCATCTCGCCCTTCGTCGGACGCATTCTCGACTGGTACAAGAAAGACACCGGCAAGGACTACGCTCCTGCCGATGACCCCGGCGTTCATTCCGTCACCACCGTCTACAACTACTACAAGAAATTCGGCTACAAGACTGTCGTCATGGGCGCGAGCTTCCGCAATATCGGTGAGATTACTGAGCTCGCCGGTTGCGACCTTCTCACCATCGCACCGAAGCTGCTTGACGAGCTTGAAAAAGCCCAGGGCTCGCTGCCTCGCAAGCTCGATCCCGCCAAAGCACAGAGCTTGGACATCAAGAAGATCCCCATGGACAAAGCCACCTTCGACAAGATGCATGCCGAAGATCGCATGGCCACTGACAAGCTGAAGGAAGGCATCGACGGCTTCTCCAAGGCCATTGTCGATCTCGAAGTGATCCTCGAAAAACGCCTCAGCGAGATCAGCGAACCAGCCGCAGCAACCCGCTAA
- a CDS encoding GGDEF domain-containing protein: MNFAFLPDLLALLILIVILMLLRKRHPQERADLWLLGLFFTLVEAAAHTFYASNGPPQKILHVVVMDCYLLTGMIFVWASGVYPVSKTARMLYLSLNTLPLLALCTVYGLHLNQGIVFFPCMAAGMVIGVSSSLYLRRSWIAAVLHVCGWMAMGYLIHISDYRAAVYWSLCCVYATAALNFQRRLPAGSTGRLAIVTGFTIWALCLLLHPWIVQYRAYADIASHIWNMQKSLISIGMILVMLEEQISSNEWLALHDELTGLPNRRLFADRLTMAIDRADRTRNRLALIVLDLNSFKKINDTLGHQAGDEVLLEVSKNLRRGVRASDTLARLGGDEFVIVAADVEPEQGLDQLMETVRRVLERPLVVEGKQMVVSASVGMAVYPHDAQDAIRLLRVADQRMYASKQRPGAQSAKGVGGLTAAVVDSQMAAVASGRGRVSAL; encoded by the coding sequence ATGAACTTTGCCTTTCTTCCCGATCTTCTGGCGTTGTTGATCCTGATTGTGATCCTGATGTTGCTGCGCAAACGGCATCCTCAGGAGCGTGCCGACCTGTGGCTGCTGGGCCTGTTCTTTACGCTGGTGGAGGCGGCGGCGCATACGTTCTACGCGTCGAATGGACCGCCGCAGAAGATTCTGCATGTGGTCGTGATGGACTGCTATCTGCTGACGGGCATGATCTTCGTGTGGGCGTCGGGAGTTTACCCGGTCTCGAAGACTGCGCGGATGCTTTATCTCTCGCTGAATACATTGCCGCTGCTGGCGCTGTGCACGGTGTATGGGCTGCACCTGAATCAGGGGATTGTCTTCTTTCCGTGCATGGCCGCGGGGATGGTGATCGGGGTTTCGAGCTCGCTGTATCTTCGCCGCAGCTGGATAGCGGCTGTGCTGCATGTGTGCGGGTGGATGGCAATGGGATATCTGATTCACATCTCCGACTACCGGGCGGCCGTGTATTGGAGCCTGTGCTGCGTGTACGCGACCGCTGCGTTGAACTTCCAGCGGCGGCTGCCGGCGGGAAGCACGGGCAGGCTGGCGATTGTGACCGGCTTTACGATCTGGGCGCTGTGCCTGTTGCTGCATCCGTGGATCGTGCAGTATCGCGCGTATGCCGATATCGCTTCGCATATCTGGAATATGCAGAAGTCGCTGATCTCGATCGGGATGATCCTGGTGATGCTGGAGGAACAGATCTCGAGCAACGAATGGCTGGCGCTGCATGATGAGTTGACGGGGTTGCCGAACCGGCGCCTGTTTGCCGACCGGCTGACGATGGCGATCGACCGGGCGGACCGCACACGCAACCGGCTGGCGCTGATCGTTCTGGATCTGAACAGCTTCAAGAAGATCAACGACACGTTGGGACACCAGGCGGGCGACGAGGTTCTGCTCGAGGTTTCGAAGAATCTGCGCCGGGGGGTGCGGGCGTCGGATACGCTGGCGCGGCTGGGCGGCGATGAGTTTGTGATTGTGGCGGCGGATGTGGAGCCGGAGCAGGGGCTGGATCAGCTGATGGAGACGGTTCGCAGAGTGCTGGAGCGGCCTCTGGTGGTGGAAGGAAAGCAGATGGTGGTGTCGGCGAGCGTGGGCATGGCGGTATATCCGCACGATGCGCAGGATGCGATCCGGCTGCTGCGGGTGGCGGACCAGAGGATGTATGCGTCCAAGCAAAGGCCGGGAGCCCAGTCGGCCAAGGGTGTGGGCGGTTTGACTGCGGCGGTGGTGGACTCGCAGATGGCTGCGGTGGCGAGCGGCAGAGGTCGAGTTTCAGCACTGTGA